The Verrucomicrobiota bacterium sequence GCTCAGTTGCTTCTTCATCTGTTGTCCTTTCTTTGTTTGTTGTTTGTTTTTCTGCTAGCAGCCCGCCCCACCAAGGGCGGACATCGGTTGGCCGCGCGCGGCCGAAAGTCATTTGCGTTGCACGAGGAGCACGGAGAGCGCGCCGTCGGCTCCGGCGACGGCGAGGGTTTGGTCGTTGGCGCTCCACGCCAGCGCGCTGACGGCTTGGCCGAAGTTGTGCCGGGCCACGGGCGCATCGGGATAGCCGAGGTGCCAGATGAAGACCTCGCCAGTCGCGCTGGCGGTGGCGAGAAGCGTGCCTTTGCCTTGAAATTGCATCGCCGTGAGCGCGCCGCGGTGCGTGGTAAGCATGAGCGGCGTGGTGCCGGCCGGGCCTTTGCCGGAGCAGCGCCAAACGATGGCGGTGGGGCCGGCTCCCGTGGCGAGCCATTCGCTGTCCGCGGACCAGGCCAGGGTCTTGATGCGGGCGGGATAACCACTCATCTGCAACGGCTCGGACCCGCGGAAGGGCAGCCGCCAGCAGGTCATCGAGTTGTCGAAGGTGAGCGCGACGACGTAGCGGCCGCGCGGGCTCAGGGCCACAGTGCCGAAAGGCGACTTGTGCGCGAGTGTTTCCGGCGGCTCATCGGCATCCGGGCGGAACAGCCGCACCTTGCCGTAGCACGCGGTAGCGAGCACCGCACCGTCGCTGCGCCAGCTCAGGCCGGCGACGGTGCTTTCGTGCCCGGGAAAGCGGAGGCCCGGCGAACCGTCGGGCTGCCACAAACGCAGATGCCGACCCGCGCCGCTGGCGAGCCAGTCACCGCGCGGCGACCACGCGAGGTGCTCGACCCAGTTGCTGCCGCCCTCCAGTTCACGACCGGGCGCGAAGGAGACCGGTTGCCACAGGCGAATGCTGCCATCCTCGCCGCCGGTGGCCAGCGCGCCGTTCTTGGACCACGACACGCACAAGGCCCCGCCGCGATGGGCCAGTTCGCGATGGACGAGCGCGCGGGCGCTCACATCCGCCAAGCAAAGTTCTCCTGCGGCTGTGACAGCGGCGACTTGCGCGCTGTCCGGGGACCACGCGACGCTGCGAATATGTTCGCCGCAGTTCGCGCTCCACGCGTCGCAGCGGAAAGCAGGCGGTTGCGCGCTCAGGAAGGTCATGCGACGAGGCAGTTGCGGAAACCGGCGGTGAGCTCGGCGCGGTCGAGGTTGCGGCCGATGAAGATGAGCCGGCTGATACGGTGTTCATCGGCCTTCCACGCCCGGTCGGGCTTGCCGTCGAAGAGCATGTGGACGCCTTGGAAAACGAAGCGATTGGGCGTGTTGGCGATGTGCAGGATGCCTTTCATGCGGAAGATGTCCGCGCCCTTAGAGGCGAGCAGTTCACTCATCCAAGCGTTGAGTTTCTTCGGGTCCAGTGGCGTTTCCTCGGTGATACCCACGGAGCTGACGGTGTCGTCGTGCGTGTGGCCGGCGGCGTGTTCAGTCGCGTGGACCGGCTCCACCAGCGCGCCGTCGCGGCGGACGACCATGGCGAATTCTTCCGGCATGTGCTGCGTGCAGAGCAGGTAATGGCCCGGTTCCGCGACGCGCAGTCGGAAGGTGCCGCCGCCTGCCGGCGCGAACACAAGTTTGTGCAACGCCCAGCGCGGCGGAAACTCCGCGCCGTCCACCACGCTCACGCCGGGGGTGCTGAAGAGTTTGAGCGCTTCCTTCCGCGCGGCGGTGGCGTCGGCCTCGTTCAACCCCGCGAGCTTGAGCGCCACCAGGCCCATCTCCGGGTCGGGGCCGGATTGAAATACCAATTCGTAGTCACCCGGCGCGAGCGCATAGGTGCCGCTCCACTCGAAGGGCAGTTCCTCGCGCAGGAAGTCGTCGTCCACAGCAAGCTTCGCATCGAGGTCGAAGGCGTGAATGCCCACGACGTGCTCGACGGGCACGAGCGATTGCTGCGTGCGGTGGAAGCGGGCGACGGCGTTCATCCCGCGCAGGCGGGCTTCGAGGTCGGTCAGCTCGGCCGGCGTCACGAGGTCGGTCTTGTTTAGGAGAATCACGTCGGCGAAGGCGATTTGTTCCTGGCATTCCTTGCTCTCGCCGAGGTGTTGCACGACGTGCCGCGTGTCCACCACGGTCACGATGCCATCGAGGCGGAACTGCGCCTTGATCTCGTCGTCCACAAAGAACGTCTGCGCCACGGGCCCGGGGTCAGCCATGCCGGTGGTCTCGACGAGGATGTAGTCGAACTTGTCCCGACGCTTCATGAGGTTGCCGAGGATGCGGATGAGGTCGCCGCGGACGGTGCAGCAGATGCAGCCGTTGTTCATCTCGAAGACCTCCTCGTCGGCATTGATGACCAGGTCGTTATCAATGCCGATTTCGCCGAATTCGTTTTCGATGACGGCGATGCGCTTGCCGTGGCGGGCGGTGAGGATGTGGTTCAACAGCGTGGTTTTGCCCGCGCCGAGAAAGCCGGTGAGGATGGTGACGGGGATGCGGGTATCGGGAGTGCTCATGGATCAGTGGGCGCGCGGTTGAGTGAGCGCCTGCACGAGGTCAGCGCGGGTGACGTCGGCGGCGGGTTTGGAAATGGAAAATGTGAGATACTCCTTTGGCGCGAGGGAGAGGACGATGCTGGTCTCCACGTCCGGGCAATCCGGGTCTTCGCAGGCCAGTTCGTTGATGACGACCAGCGCGGAGTCATCCACGCGCATCAACTCACGCACCCACGCCTTCAACTCGGCGATCCGAGCGGCGTCGGGCGCGGGGCGCGGGGTGGGGTCGAGGAGGTTGATCTTCATGAGCAAGCGGGGCAGCCGTCACACCGGCGCATGAGTCGTAGGTTCAGCAGGTGCGCGGAGGCGATGGCGAGCCCACCGACGCACATCACGAGGGCCTCGGTCCAATTGGCGCGTTCCTTGGCGCAGCAGATGTCGGGGCCAAACCACTGCACCGCGTGCGTGACTACCGCGCCGCCGCCGAGCAAAATGAAAAGGCCCCAACGCCCATGCGTGCGGCAGCCGCGCCACAGGCAAAAGGACGCCAACGCCACCATCAGCCCACACGCCGCCCGCTCAAACGCACGGCTGGCCAGCGGCCCGCTGGCGAGCATCGGCAGCGCGGCCACCACCAGTGGCATCAGCAGGCAATGCACTGCGCACGCGGTGGAGAGCACCGAGCCGAGGCGGTCCAGCGGACGCAGCCAGCGCGGGGCAGGGGAGGTGGTGGAAAGGGCGTTCACGCGGCGAGGATCTGGTTGAGGCGATGGCAGCGGTGGCAAAGGCCGCTGAACTCCAGCCAGTGGTATTGAATTTGGTAGCCCGTGCGCGCCGCCAAACGGGCTTCGAAGGAACGCAAGTCCCCGATGTCTCCCACACCGGCCGCCTGGCCGCACCGTTCGCAAACCAAGTAATCCGCTCCCGCGCACGCGAGCCGCACTGCCCGCTGGCCCGCCAGCACCGCCGGCCGCAGCACGCCCGCCGCTTCGAGGTTTCGCACTGCGCGATACACGCTCACGAAGTGGCACCGCGTCCGCGCGACGATGTCCCGCACCAAAACCTCCACCACGATGGGAGCAGCGCGCGCACAGAGAAAATCCAACACCGCCCGGCGGGTTGCCGTGAGTGTGAGGCGTGCCGTCTGGCAGAGGCCCAAGGCCCAGTCGCGTCGCGCGGCCAAGGTCGCCGCCGGCAACGCGCCCACGCCCGCGCCCAGCGCGGAGGCTGGTGCGCACGCGCAAGGGACGGTGTCAGCGGCAGATTGCATGGCGTAAGGTTCAGTCACGGTCGGCCCAATAACTCAGCGAGTGGTTGAGGCGGTGGGCGACGATGAGCAGCACGCTGCCAATCGAGGTGAGCACCATCTCCGCCGCGCCCTCGGCCTCGAAGCGGGCCGCCAGCACGCAGCCCAGTCCCGCAAGCGCCCAGCGCCACACGCGGGCTTCGCCGTGTTTGAGCCAGCCGGGGATGAACGCGGCCAAGCTCGTGACCACGACGACGCAGGCTAGCCCGCCATGCACCCACGGGCCGGCGACGAATCGGGCCAGCACGCCGGGTAACAAGGCGACGGCGAGCGGCAGCAGGATGCAGTGGGCGGCGCAAACGCTGGAGGCGGCGATGCCGAGGGTGTCGGCGGCGGGACGATAGGAGGGTTTCTTCATGCAGTCTGAGTAGCCATGGCGGTGACTTCGATGGCCGGGGCGGCGATGCGGACGAACTTGTCCATGTGCCCGTCCATCAAGTAGCACTGGAGCTTCCCGGCGGCTGCGTCGCGCACGAACTCGAGGTGGTATTCCTCCTCGCCGAGGACGACGGGCGGGCCGCCGTGCGGGGGCGTGTGCTCGTGTTTGTGGGCGGATGCCTTTTTGCCGTCCCCGGGTTTGGCGTGGTCGTGGTCGGCGTGCTTGTCCTTGCAGGCGGACAAGGACAACGCGAGGGCGAGGAAGGGCGTGAGGAGTTTGATGTTCATCGTTTGGGGTTCGGGGTCTGCGGCTTCGCGTGGTTTGCGGCGGGGATTTTCTGCCGGACTTCGGTGATGCGTTTTTCGATTTCGTCGGGCTGCGGGGAGGCGGCTTTCCAGAGGCCGAGGTACTGCAGGCATTCGTCCCAGCGGGATTCGCGTTCGGCGAGGAGGGCGAGGTGCGAGGCAATCTGCAGGAGGCTGAAGGTGTCCGGCGCTTTCTTCGTGAGCTCGAATTTCTGCCACTTGGTGAGGGCGAGTTCCCACAAGTTGCGGGCGCGGGTGGGGTCTTTGCGGTGTTCGTCGGCGATACGGCCGAGCTCGAAGAGGATTTCGTGGCTGTCGGGATTTGCGCGGAGGCCGTCGCGCAGGAAAGATTCAGCTTCGGCTACTTTGCCCATGCGCTGGCGCAGCCAGTAGGCGGTGGTGGTGTAGGTCTCGATCATTTGCGGGTCGAGCGCGGCGGAAGCACGGAGCCAAGGGAGGATTTCGCGCACGTCCTGGCTTTCGCTCAGTTCGATTTCTTTCGACGCGGCGCTTTGGGATTGGGTGTGCGCACCGCCCTGGTCCAAGTGGGTGTGCGTCGCTGGCTTGAAGCGACGGCCGAAGGCATCAATCCAGTCCTTGGGCGGGCCGAGGAAGTTGTCTTCATCGCCGGAGTTCTTGTCCTCCTTCGCGCCGGCATCGGCGGCCATATGGGGCGTTTGGAAGGCGGTGCGGTTGTCGAAGATGCTCGGGTAGTAGCCGCTGTGGAAGTAGGCGTCGGCCTTGATGAAGAAGTGGTTCGCGAAGGCGCGGCGGGCGTCGCCGAGCAGCACGGCGATGAGGTCGGCTGATTGGGCGCGGTTGCCTTGCCAGGATTGAAACCACGGCTCCAGGCTCGTCACCAGCGCGAGGCTGACGAGGAACAGGATGGGGATGAGCGCGCGGGCCATGGTCAGTTGAGCGGGCGGCGGCGGAAGAGCAGCCACGCGGCGGTGAGGGTCAGCCCGGTGTAGGCGGCCGCGTAGAGCAGCGCGCCCAGCCACACCAGCCACGGCACTGGTGGCCAGCGGTGGATGATGAGGTCCCGCACGTCGAAGAGCTCCAAGTGCGGGATGGCGAAGTAGAGCAGGGTGAGCAGCGTGGCTCCCGGCTCAGGCAGTCCAAGCGCGACCTTGTGCAGGTGCCGGCCGAGGAGCCAGATGCCGAAGCAGCCCACGAGCGTGAGCGTGGTGTTCGAGGAGGCGGCGGCCCAGACGAGCGACCCGGCGAGCGCGAGCGCGATGGGCACGGCGAGCATGAACCATTGCAACGAGGCGGCTTGGAACCAGCCCGCGAGGTCCACGGCCCGCTCACGCGAGGCGGTGACGATGCCGAAGAAGAGATAGAACGCGAGCAACGCGGCACCACACGCGAGCCAGCAGCCGAGGAATTTCCCGGCGAGGAATTCCCAGCGACTCACGGGCTTGGCGAGCAAGGTGAAGAGCGTGCGGGATTCGCGCTCGGCCGGGAGCTGGCGCGCGGCGGTGGTGACGGCGAGCACGAATCCGGAAATCCAGATGAGCGTGAGACAAATCTCCTTCACGTAGCGCACCACGCGCGTGTCCTCGAAGATGTTTGCCGCGCCGGCCACGAGCGTGACCAACCCGGTGAGCACAAAGAGCACATACACGTCCTTGCGCCGGAGCAGTTCCAAGAGCACGAGCTGGGCGATGGCGAGGGTGGCAGTCATCAGCGGGAGTTCATTTCGCAACAGCGGCGAGGGCGGGATTTTCCCAGCCAATGATGCGGAGGAAGGCTTGTTCCAAACTCCCGGCGTCGCCCTGGCTGACCTCGGCGACGGTGCCCAGCGCGCGGAGCTGGCCTTGGTGGAGAATCGCGACGCGGTCGCAGACGGACTCGACCTCGCCCAGTTCGTGCGAGGAAAAGAAGACGGTTTTGCCGGCGGCCTTCTGGCGCAGGATGATTTCGCGGACCTTCATGCGCCCGAGCGGGTCGAGGCCGCTGGTCGGCTCGTCGAGGATGAGGAGGTCGGGCTGGTTGAGCAGGGCTTGCGCGAGGCCGAGCCGCTGCTGCATACCCTTCGAGTAAGTGCGGATGAGCCGGCGACGCGCGGGTTCCAACTCCACCAGCGCGAGCAGTTCGTCGGTGCGCCGGCGGATTTCGCTCTCCGGCAAGCCGAAAATGCGGCCGTAGGCACGGAGCAGTTCCTCGGCGGTGAGAAACTTGTAGTAGTAAGTCATCTCCGGCAGGTAGCCGATGCGTTGCCGAGCGATGGGTTGGCGCACGTCCACACCGAAGATGCG is a genomic window containing:
- a CDS encoding GTP-binding protein, whose protein sequence is MSTPDTRIPVTILTGFLGAGKTTLLNHILTARHGKRIAVIENEFGEIGIDNDLVINADEEVFEMNNGCICCTVRGDLIRILGNLMKRRDKFDYILVETTGMADPGPVAQTFFVDDEIKAQFRLDGIVTVVDTRHVVQHLGESKECQEQIAFADVILLNKTDLVTPAELTDLEARLRGMNAVARFHRTQQSLVPVEHVVGIHAFDLDAKLAVDDDFLREELPFEWSGTYALAPGDYELVFQSGPDPEMGLVALKLAGLNEADATAARKEALKLFSTPGVSVVDGAEFPPRWALHKLVFAPAGGGTFRLRVAEPGHYLLCTQHMPEEFAMVVRRDGALVEPVHATEHAAGHTHDDTVSSVGITEETPLDPKKLNAWMSELLASKGADIFRMKGILHIANTPNRFVFQGVHMLFDGKPDRAWKADEHRISRLIFIGRNLDRAELTAGFRNCLVA
- a CDS encoding nitrate reductase; translation: MKINLLDPTPRPAPDAARIAELKAWVRELMRVDDSALVVINELACEDPDCPDVETSIVLSLAPKEYLTFSISKPAADVTRADLVQALTQPRAH
- a CDS encoding MerC domain-containing protein, with the protein product MRTVRPGGRCGRHRGLAFLRSPFGGAHGLPNSIPLAGVQRPLPPLPSPQPDPRRVNALSTTSPAPRWLRPLDRLGSVLSTACAVHCLLMPLVVAALPMLASGPLASRAFERAACGLMVALASFCLWRGCRTHGRWGLFILLGGGAVVTHAVQWFGPDICCAKERANWTEALVMCVGGLAIASAHLLNLRLMRRCDGCPACS
- a CDS encoding MerC domain-containing protein, with the protein product MKKPSYRPAADTLGIAASSVCAAHCILLPLAVALLPGVLARFVAGPWVHGGLACVVVVTSLAAFIPGWLKHGEARVWRWALAGLGCVLAARFEAEGAAEMVLTSIGSVLLIVAHRLNHSLSYWADRD
- a CDS encoding ABC transporter ATP-binding protein is translated as MSEVIQIEQLLVTYRDPQTRATRTAVDRLTFSVRAGEVFGFLGPNGAGKTSTMNVLLGFTPAQGGAARIFGVDVRQPIARQRIGYLPEMTYYYKFLTAEELLRAYGRIFGLPESEIRRRTDELLALVELEPARRRLIRTYSKGMQQRLGLAQALLNQPDLLILDEPTSGLDPLGRMKVREIILRQKAAGKTVFFSSHELGEVESVCDRVAILHQGQLRALGTVAEVSQGDAGSLEQAFLRIIGWENPALAAVAK